A segment of the Methanomassiliicoccales archaeon genome:
ATCGGCGCGGGTGTGGCCGGCATAGAAGCCAGCCTGTTGCTGTCGAAGGCGGGCGCCAAGGTGCATCTGGTCGAACGCACCTCCTACACCGGCGGCACTGCGGTGCTCTTCGAACAGGTGTACCCCGACCTGGAGTGCGCCACCTGCATGCTCTCGCCGCGCCAGCAGGACCTGCTGCAGGACGGGAACGTAGAGTTGCTCACGCTTTCGCTGGTGGAGAAGGTCGAACCCACTGGCGAACATTTTAAGGTGCTTGTCAGGAAGAAGGCGAGCTTCATCGACCCGGCGGCGTGCATCGGATGCGGCGCCTGCTACGAGCCCTGCCCGGTGAGCGTGCCCAGCGAGGCGGAACAGGGCCTGTCCACCAGGAAAGCGGTGTTCGTCCCTTTCACCGGCGCGCTGCCGAACGTCCCCATGATCGATCGCGACCTCTGCCTCCGCTTCCACGGCAAGGAGTGCCAGGCGTGCAAGGAGGCGTGCGTCTTCGAAGCGGTGAACTATGATCAGAAGGACGAGAGTCTCGAGCTCGAGGTGGACGCAATCATCGTGGCGACCGGCTCGCAGCTGCTGGACCTGACGCCGCTCGTTAGGTATGGCTACGGGAAGGTTCCGGAGGTCTACCACGCACTCCAGTTCGAGAGGCTTTTCGCGCAGAACGGCCCCTCGTCCGGCAACATCGTGATGCGCGATGGCATCCCGCCGAAGTCGGTGGCCCTGGTGCACTGCGCCGGGCGCGCGGAGAGAGGTTACTGTTCCAGCGTGTGTTGCATGTACCTGCTCAAATTCAACCAGTACCTCCGGGCGAAGATGCCGGACGTGGAGGTGCACGAGCTTTACGTCGATATGACCGTGCCTGGTCAGGATGCCCAGAGATTCTACAGGAGGATGATCGCCGGCGGGACGGACCTGATCCGGACCGGCGACGTCCGCGTGGAGGAGCGCGAGGGCAAACCCTGCCTGCTCTACGTGGACGTGAAAGGCACGCGCCGCGAGCTGCGCGTGGACATGGTCGTGCTGGCGCCGGCGCTCGAGCCACGCGCCGACGCGCTCCAACTTGCCAACATACTGGGAATAGCGAGCGGGGAGAGAGGCTACTTCGAGGAAGGCGAGGGAGGGAGCGTTTGCACCTCCCGTCCTGGCATCTACGTGGTCGGAGGAGCGCAGGCGCCGAAGGGCGTGGGAGACTCGGTGGCGGACGCGCATGCCGCGGTGGCGCACATCCTAAAGGCCACGAGCGGGGGGGGATGAGGGGATGAACCGGATCGGCGTGTTCGTCTGCGAGTGCGGCCCCAACATCAAGGACAAGGTGGACATCGCGAAGATGATCGCGAAGGTCTCCAAGCTCAAGGACGTGGCGGTGGCGGAACAATACCGACTCCTGTGCTCGCAGGAAGGCCGTTCGTACCTGGAGGAGCGCATCCGCAAGGAGGCTCTGACACATGCGGTCGTGGCGGCGTGCTCCCCTCGGGAGCACCTGCAGACGTTCATGACCGTACTGGAGAAGGCCGGCCTCAACCCCTACATGCTGCAGATGGTGAACATCCGAGAGCAGTGCGCCTGGGTGACGGAGAAGCCCGACGATGCGACGGAGAAGGCGACGCGGATGATCAAGGCGGCGGTGGGGCGGGTGCGGTTCCAGTCGCCCCTCCAGAGCCGGCAGCTGAGCGTCAATCCGGACGTTCTGGTGCTCGGCGGCGGGGTTTCTGGCATCGAGACCTGCTTGGCCCTGGCCTTGGAAGGGAGGAAGGCGTATCTGGTCGAGCGCGAGCCGGTGCTGGGAGGCGTGATGCGTTCGCTCGCGCGCACGTACCCAGGGATGGACGACCCTCTTCCTAGGTTGGAGGAGAAGATCAAGCAAGTGCGCGTGAACCCCTTCGTGGAAGTGCTTACCGAGCACCGCCTGGAAAGGGTGCTGGGATTTGTCGGCAACTTCGAGGTCACGGTGCGCCCCGTCAAAGAAGGTGGCGAAGTGAGGACGATCAAGGTCGGCTCCCTGGTGATCGCCACAGGCGCGCAGCTCTTCGACCCGAACCAGATGCGCGCGTACGATCGCAGGGGATTGAGCAATGTGCTCACGCCCTTGGAGTTCGAGGACCTGTTCCGCTCCGGATCGATCAAACTAAAGGACGGCCGAGAGCCGCGGTCCGTGGGCATCGTTCACTGCGTCGGGCGCGAGGTCAAGGGGTACTGCTCCGGCGTGTGCTGCATGTACGGCCTGAAGTTCTCGCGCTATCTCAGGGAGAAGCTTCCAGACGTGAAGATCACTCATTTGTACTGGGACCTGAACATCCCCGGCCGGGGGCAGCAGGCGTTCTTCGAGGACACGCTCCGGAGCGGCATCGAGATGGTGCGTGTCTCGGGTGTGCGCCTTAATAAGGGCGAGGAGGGCACGGTCATCACGTTCCTCAAGGAGAGCGGCGCCGAGACGGAGTTGCGGCCGGACCTGGTCGTACTCCTGACCGGACTCGAACCGCGCGCGGACGCCGGAGCGCTGGCGAAATTGGCGACGATCGATCTGGACGAAGCGGGGTTCTTCGCCAGGACGAACCCGAAGCTGAACCCGGTGGCGACGACCATGAGCGGGGTCTATGTGGTCGGGACGGCGCAGGGGCCGGTGGATTCCGCCGGGAGCGCGGTGCAGGCGCAGGCCGCGGCGGGGCAGATCTTAGCCTCTCTTGTGCCAGGGCGGAAAATCGAGATCGAGGCAAAGACCTCGAGCATCACCGAATCGCTGTGCCAGGGATGCATGTCGTGCATCAACGTCTGCCCATTCGGGGCGATCACCTTCAATGAGCAGCGCAAGGTGGCGGTCGTGAACGAGACGATCTGCCGCGGCTGTGGGAACTGCGCCGCCGCCTGCCCCTCCGGCGCGGCGAGCGTCAAGCACTTCACCTACGATCAGATCTACCAGGAGATCGAGGAGGCGGTGAAGTGAGCGGGGGCGCGCACCGCAAAGCGGTCCGCTTCCCTCATCTAGGGGATGCCTCGTCCACGCTCCTCGAGGTCCTCCGCCGCGGCATGGACGGGGGCGCGTTCGACGCTGTCCTGGCGCCGATGAAGGTGCCGGGGGGCGACGGGTACGCGCACATACTCATCAAGGACCGGGAACTGCTGGAGAAGACGGTGCCGCTCCCGCCGGTTATCCCCAAGGCGGCGGGAAAGGTGGTCAGCAGCCTGACGCGCAGGGGCGGAAGCAGCCTCAGGGTCGCGGTGGTGCTCCGTCCCTGCGAGCTGCGCGGCACCGTGGAGCTGCTCAAGCTCAGACAGGTGGAAGTCGCGAACCTCACTTTCATCACCTTGGACTGCCCAGGCGCTTTGCCGTTGCAGGACTTCGCCCTTGATCCTAAGGGAGAGGAATCGAAGTTCGCCGAAACGAAATCGTCCGGCGACGATGGGAACGTACGGCCGATATGCCGTATATGCGTGAACATGAGCCTGGGAACGGCCGACATCCATCTGGGACTGAAGGACCTTCACGAGGGTACGGTCCCGCTCATCTCCCAGAGCGAGAAGGGCGATCGGCTGCTGGAGAAGCTAGCGCTGCCGATGGGCACGGGGCTGTCCCGGTGGGAGGCGCGGGTGAACGAGACAACGGCCCGGCGGGCGCGCCAGAGGGAGGAGTGGCGCCGGGGGTTCGCTCCGCAGGTGCGCGGCACCGACAACCTGCTGAAGGCGCTATCGTCATGCATCAACTGCCACAACTGCATGCGCGCCTGCCCGGTGTGCTACTGCCGCCTCTGCTACTTCGATTCGGAGCGGCTTCTCCACGAACCCGGTGACTACCTCGACCAGGCGCAGCGCAAGGGCGCGCTGCGCTTCCCCCCGGACATGATGCTTTTCCACCTCGGCCGGATGAACCATATCGGGCTGACCTGCGTCTCCTGCGGCATGTGCGAGGACGCTTGCCCCGCCGGCATCCCGATTGCGCAGATTTTCAGCCTGGTCTCCGAAAGGGCGCAGATGACTTTCGAGTACGCGCCGGGGAAGGACGCTGCGGACCCGCTGCCCCTCATTGTCTACCGCGAGCAGGAGCT
Coding sequences within it:
- a CDS encoding FAD-dependent oxidoreductase; this encodes MSASREVLVIGAGVAGIEASLLLSKAGAKVHLVERTSYTGGTAVLFEQVYPDLECATCMLSPRQQDLLQDGNVELLTLSLVEKVEPTGEHFKVLVRKKASFIDPAACIGCGACYEPCPVSVPSEAEQGLSTRKAVFVPFTGALPNVPMIDRDLCLRFHGKECQACKEACVFEAVNYDQKDESLELEVDAIIVATGSQLLDLTPLVRYGYGKVPEVYHALQFERLFAQNGPSSGNIVMRDGIPPKSVALVHCAGRAERGYCSSVCCMYLLKFNQYLRAKMPDVEVHELYVDMTVPGQDAQRFYRRMIAGGTDLIRTGDVRVEEREGKPCLLYVDVKGTRRELRVDMVVLAPALEPRADALQLANILGIASGERGYFEEGEGGSVCTSRPGIYVVGGAQAPKGVGDSVADAHAAVAHILKATSGGG
- a CDS encoding FAD-dependent oxidoreductase: MNRIGVFVCECGPNIKDKVDIAKMIAKVSKLKDVAVAEQYRLLCSQEGRSYLEERIRKEALTHAVVAACSPREHLQTFMTVLEKAGLNPYMLQMVNIREQCAWVTEKPDDATEKATRMIKAAVGRVRFQSPLQSRQLSVNPDVLVLGGGVSGIETCLALALEGRKAYLVEREPVLGGVMRSLARTYPGMDDPLPRLEEKIKQVRVNPFVEVLTEHRLERVLGFVGNFEVTVRPVKEGGEVRTIKVGSLVIATGAQLFDPNQMRAYDRRGLSNVLTPLEFEDLFRSGSIKLKDGREPRSVGIVHCVGREVKGYCSGVCCMYGLKFSRYLREKLPDVKITHLYWDLNIPGRGQQAFFEDTLRSGIEMVRVSGVRLNKGEEGTVITFLKESGAETELRPDLVVLLTGLEPRADAGALAKLATIDLDEAGFFARTNPKLNPVATTMSGVYVVGTAQGPVDSAGSAVQAQAAAGQILASLVPGRKIEIEAKTSSITESLCQGCMSCINVCPFGAITFNEQRKVAVVNETICRGCGNCAAACPSGAASVKHFTYDQIYQEIEEAVK